A part of Cannabis sativa cultivar Pink pepper isolate KNU-18-1 chromosome 6, ASM2916894v1, whole genome shotgun sequence genomic DNA contains:
- the LOC115724726 gene encoding non-specific lipid-transfer protein 8, which translates to MAKLAAFFVLFFLATAASSEAAISCSDVIKDLRPCVSYLMNGSGKPPAPCCSGVSTLASAASSSADKKAACECIKNAAKNIKLKTDLAQSLPKDCGISLPFAVSPNTDCTKIG; encoded by the exons ATGGCGAAATTGGCTGCATTTTTTGTGCTTTTTTTCTTGGCTACGGCAGCTTCATCAGAGGCTGCGATTTCATGCAGCGACGTAATTAAGGACCTGAGACCTTGCGTGAGCTATCTAATGAACGGGTCCGGGAAGCCACCGGCTCCATGCTGTTCCGGCGTCTCAACTCTGGCGTCGGCGGCTTCGAGCTCGGCTGATAAGAAGGCTGCTTGCGAATGCATTAAAAATGCAGCTAAGAACATCAAACTGAAAACAGACTTAGCTCAGTCTCTTCCCAAGGACTGCGGCATCAGCTTGCCCTTCGCTGTTTCTCCCAACACTGACTGTACCAA GATTGGGTGA